One region of Syngnathus scovelli strain Florida chromosome 15, RoL_Ssco_1.2, whole genome shotgun sequence genomic DNA includes:
- the ovca2 gene encoding esterase OVCA2 isoform X1 — protein MAPVRVLCVHGYRQNGASFREKTGALRKLLKNKAELFYVNAPHLLVQGEGELNREGDGTDGNRYARGWWFSDPVARTFSAQQPCERGAGLDESVAALRQAVRQDGPFDGVLGFSQGAALVAMLCALQESNAEPDFAFRFAILVAAFRSACVQHLRFYSSPLQIPSMHVFGLEDGVIPADMSRDLLSVFREPYVLTHTGGHFVPAASTHKQSYQNFLERFQ, from the exons ATGGCGCCTGTACGAGTGTTGTGCGTTCACGGCTACCGGCAGAACGGCGCCTCGTTCCGGGAGAAGACTGGTGCACTGAGGAAGCTCCTCAAGAACAAGGCTGAATTGTTTTACGTGAACGCGCCGCACTTGCTGGTCCAAGGCGAAGGTGAGCTAAATCGAG AGGGCGACGGCACCGACGGGAACCGGTACGCCCGAGGCTGGTGGTTCTCGGACCCTGTGGCCCGGACTTTCAGCGCCCAGCAGCCTTGTGAACGGGGCGCAGGCCTGGACGAGAGCGTGGCGGCGCTGAGACAGGCAGTGCGGCAGGACGGACCGTTCGACGGCGTGCTGGGCTTCAGCCAAGGCGCCGCTCTGGTAGCCATGCTGTGCGCGCTGCAGGAGTCCAACGCCGAGCCGGACTTTGCCTTTCGCTTCGCCatcctggtggccgccttccgcAGCGCCTGCGTGCAACACCTCCG GTTCTACTCCAGCCCGCTCCAGATACCGTCAATGCACGTGTTCGGCCTGGAGGACGGTGTGATTCCCGCCGACATGAGCCGGGATCTCCTCTCCGTCTTCCGAGAGCCGTACGTGCTCACGCACACCGGCGGACATTTTGTCCCGGCCGCCTCCACTCACAAGCAAAGTTACCAGAACTTTCTGGAGCGCTTCCAGTGA
- the LOC125982537 gene encoding uncharacterized protein isoform X3, protein MERMEVDQCAGTAAGGLRRSISAPMITSVSERMTAFSPVFSLRQRRVSVNCSCPSQWFGWQESGVTPNSSPSPTRSRAGGGASIRWPALTPLKRKGGAESDGPPKKLFVTGVLDPAHHSRYALSASAADSAASGGPQLSPPNFTAHSPH, encoded by the exons ATGGAGCGGATGGAAGTAGACCAGTGCGCAGGCACAGCTGCCGGGGGTCTACGCAGGTCCATCAGCGCCCCCATGATTACAAGTGTCAG TGAACGGATGACGGCTTTCAGTCCTGTGTTCTCGCTGCGACAAAGGCGAGTTTCTGTCAACTGTAGCTGTCCGTCACAG TGGTTCGGCTGGCAGGAAAGCGGCGTGACGCCAAACTCCTCGCCAAGTCCCACTAGGAG CAGAGCCGGGGGCGGAGCCAGCATCAGATGGCCCGCCTTAACGCCGCTCAAACGAAAAG GAGGGGCAGAGTCAGACGGTCCCCCCAAGAAACTTTTTGTGACTGGAGTGTTAGACCCCGCCCACCACAGCAGATATGCACTCAG CGCCTCAGCTGCAGACTCCGCCGCCAGTGGAGGTCCTCAGTTATCCCCACCCAATTTCACCGCCCACTCGCCACATTGA
- the LOC125982537 gene encoding PABIR family member 2 isoform X1 — protein sequence MERMEVDQCAGTAAGGLRRSISAPMITSVSERMTAFSPVFSLRQRRVSVNCSCPSQEDNMEALLQGTPPHRLRVPRQFPAPSDSHWQQQPPAEWFGWQESGVTPNSSPSPTRSRAGGGASIRWPALTPLKRKGGAESDGPPKKLFVTGVLDPAHHSRYALSASAADSAASGGPQLSPPNFTAHSPH from the exons ATGGAGCGGATGGAAGTAGACCAGTGCGCAGGCACAGCTGCCGGGGGTCTACGCAGGTCCATCAGCGCCCCCATGATTACAAGTGTCAG TGAACGGATGACGGCTTTCAGTCCTGTGTTCTCGCTGCGACAAAGGCGAGTTTCTGTCAACTGTAGCTGTCCGTCACAG GAGGACAACATGGAGGCATTACTCCAAGGGACCCCACCTCACAGACTCAG AGTTCCCCGTCAGTTTCCGGCTCCGTCTGACAGCCACTGGCAACAGCagccgccggccgag TGGTTCGGCTGGCAGGAAAGCGGCGTGACGCCAAACTCCTCGCCAAGTCCCACTAGGAG CAGAGCCGGGGGCGGAGCCAGCATCAGATGGCCCGCCTTAACGCCGCTCAAACGAAAAG GAGGGGCAGAGTCAGACGGTCCCCCCAAGAAACTTTTTGTGACTGGAGTGTTAGACCCCGCCCACCACAGCAGATATGCACTCAG CGCCTCAGCTGCAGACTCCGCCGCCAGTGGAGGTCCTCAGTTATCCCCACCCAATTTCACCGCCCACTCGCCACATTGA
- the LOC125982544 gene encoding ribonuclease kappa-B-like isoform X2, translating into MVQSNGTFSWNCDAMLGIFFSAKSAVLIEDVPFTEEDIRNDKQPPQNIYGLYSQVGINCFIAAGVYVAVGAVSLCQIRLNKRQEYMVT; encoded by the exons ATGGTGCAGTCAAATGGAACATTTAGTTGGAATTGTGAT GCCATGCTGGGAATCTTTTTCAGCGCCAAGTCGGCCGTGCTCATCGAGGACGTCCCGTTTACCGAGGAGGACATCCGCAACGA TAAACAGCCTCCTCAGAACATCTACGGTCTGTACAGCCAAGTAGGCATCAACTGCTTCATCGCCGCCGGCGTCTACGTGGCGGTGGGCGCCGTGTCTCTGTGCCAGATTCGACTCAACAAGCGGCAGGAGTACATGGTGACCTAA
- the LOC125982537 gene encoding PABIR family member 2 isoform X2: MERMEVDQCAGTAAGGLRRSISAPMITSVSERMTAFSPVFSLRQRRVSVNCSCPSQEDNMEALLQGTPPHRLRVPRQFPAPSDSHWQQQPPAEWFGWQESGVTPNSSPSPTRRAGGGASIRWPALTPLKRKGGAESDGPPKKLFVTGVLDPAHHSRYALSASAADSAASGGPQLSPPNFTAHSPH; encoded by the exons ATGGAGCGGATGGAAGTAGACCAGTGCGCAGGCACAGCTGCCGGGGGTCTACGCAGGTCCATCAGCGCCCCCATGATTACAAGTGTCAG TGAACGGATGACGGCTTTCAGTCCTGTGTTCTCGCTGCGACAAAGGCGAGTTTCTGTCAACTGTAGCTGTCCGTCACAG GAGGACAACATGGAGGCATTACTCCAAGGGACCCCACCTCACAGACTCAG AGTTCCCCGTCAGTTTCCGGCTCCGTCTGACAGCCACTGGCAACAGCagccgccggccgag TGGTTCGGCTGGCAGGAAAGCGGCGTGACGCCAAACTCCTCGCCAAGTCCCACTAGGAG AGCCGGGGGCGGAGCCAGCATCAGATGGCCCGCCTTAACGCCGCTCAAACGAAAAG GAGGGGCAGAGTCAGACGGTCCCCCCAAGAAACTTTTTGTGACTGGAGTGTTAGACCCCGCCCACCACAGCAGATATGCACTCAG CGCCTCAGCTGCAGACTCCGCCGCCAGTGGAGGTCCTCAGTTATCCCCACCCAATTTCACCGCCCACTCGCCACATTGA
- the LOC125982544 gene encoding ribonuclease kappa-B-like isoform X1 — protein MPSLLFCGPKMAACGIVISIWGVIMLAMLGIFFSAKSAVLIEDVPFTEEDIRNDKQPPQNIYGLYSQVGINCFIAAGVYVAVGAVSLCQIRLNKRQEYMVT, from the exons ATGCCGTCGCTGCTCTTCTGCGGCCCGAAGATGGCCGCGTGCGGCATCGTTATTAGCATCTGGGGCGTCATCATGTTG GCCATGCTGGGAATCTTTTTCAGCGCCAAGTCGGCCGTGCTCATCGAGGACGTCCCGTTTACCGAGGAGGACATCCGCAACGA TAAACAGCCTCCTCAGAACATCTACGGTCTGTACAGCCAAGTAGGCATCAACTGCTTCATCGCCGCCGGCGTCTACGTGGCGGTGGGCGCCGTGTCTCTGTGCCAGATTCGACTCAACAAGCGGCAGGAGTACATGGTGACCTAA
- the ovca2 gene encoding esterase OVCA2 isoform X2 gives MAPVRVLCVHGYRQNGASFREKTGALRKLLKNKAELFYVNAPHLLVQGEEGDGTDGNRYARGWWFSDPVARTFSAQQPCERGAGLDESVAALRQAVRQDGPFDGVLGFSQGAALVAMLCALQESNAEPDFAFRFAILVAAFRSACVQHLRFYSSPLQIPSMHVFGLEDGVIPADMSRDLLSVFREPYVLTHTGGHFVPAASTHKQSYQNFLERFQ, from the exons ATGGCGCCTGTACGAGTGTTGTGCGTTCACGGCTACCGGCAGAACGGCGCCTCGTTCCGGGAGAAGACTGGTGCACTGAGGAAGCTCCTCAAGAACAAGGCTGAATTGTTTTACGTGAACGCGCCGCACTTGCTGGTCCAAGGCGAAG AGGGCGACGGCACCGACGGGAACCGGTACGCCCGAGGCTGGTGGTTCTCGGACCCTGTGGCCCGGACTTTCAGCGCCCAGCAGCCTTGTGAACGGGGCGCAGGCCTGGACGAGAGCGTGGCGGCGCTGAGACAGGCAGTGCGGCAGGACGGACCGTTCGACGGCGTGCTGGGCTTCAGCCAAGGCGCCGCTCTGGTAGCCATGCTGTGCGCGCTGCAGGAGTCCAACGCCGAGCCGGACTTTGCCTTTCGCTTCGCCatcctggtggccgccttccgcAGCGCCTGCGTGCAACACCTCCG GTTCTACTCCAGCCCGCTCCAGATACCGTCAATGCACGTGTTCGGCCTGGAGGACGGTGTGATTCCCGCCGACATGAGCCGGGATCTCCTCTCCGTCTTCCGAGAGCCGTACGTGCTCACGCACACCGGCGGACATTTTGTCCCGGCCGCCTCCACTCACAAGCAAAGTTACCAGAACTTTCTGGAGCGCTTCCAGTGA
- the bacc1 gene encoding chromatin complexes subunit BAP18 isoform X1, whose product MTSASAKVGEIFSAAGAAFSKLGELTMQLHPVSDSSPAGAKWTETEIEMLRVAVGRFGDDLNSISSVIKDRTVAQIKTTVKRKLYEDSRVPLAVDSPKKSVKKAAAPAAPPTLPTAVPTSSPQVVVATGMQSATSLAPPIKKQKTADVTLSALNDSDVNSDLVDMDGLGKKLNFDQENLNLDSSLIINPGDLPLLSR is encoded by the exons ATGACGTCTGCTTCTGCGAAG GTAGGCGAGATCTTCTCGGCGGCGGGCGCCGCTTTCAGCAAACTGGGCGAGCTGACCATGCAGCTGCACCCGGTGTCCGACAGCAGCCCCGCAGG GGCCAAATGGACAGAGACGGAGATCGAGATGCTGCGGGTGGCCGTTGGGCGATTTGGGGATGATCTCAACAGCATCAGCAGCGTGATTAAAGATCGCACCGT CGCGCAGATCAAGACCACGGTCAAGAGGAAGTTGTATGAGGACAGCAGGGTACCCCTCGCCGTCGATTCCCCCAAGAAGAGCGTCAAGAAGGCGGCCGCCCCCGCCGCTCCCCCTACTCTGCCCACCGCTGTGCCCACATCCTCCCCGCAGGTCGTCGTGGCGACAGGAATGCAAAGTGCCACCTCCCTGGCCCCGCCAATCAAGAAGCAGAAAACGGCAG ACGTGACGCTGAGCGCCCTCAACGACTCGGACGTCAACAGTGACTTGGTGGACATGGATGGACTCGGCAAGAAGCTCAATTTCGACCAAG AAAATCTCAACTTGGACTCCAGTCTCATCATCAACCCCGGAGACCTCCCGCTGCTCTCTCGCTGA
- the LOC125982537 gene encoding P2R1A-PPP2R2A-interacting phosphatase regulator 1 isoform X4, with the protein MERMEVDQCAGTAAGGLRRSISAPMITSVSERMTAFSPVFSLRQRRVSVNCSCPSQWFGWQESGVTPNSSPSPTRRAGGGASIRWPALTPLKRKGGAESDGPPKKLFVTGVLDPAHHSRYALSASAADSAASGGPQLSPPNFTAHSPH; encoded by the exons ATGGAGCGGATGGAAGTAGACCAGTGCGCAGGCACAGCTGCCGGGGGTCTACGCAGGTCCATCAGCGCCCCCATGATTACAAGTGTCAG TGAACGGATGACGGCTTTCAGTCCTGTGTTCTCGCTGCGACAAAGGCGAGTTTCTGTCAACTGTAGCTGTCCGTCACAG TGGTTCGGCTGGCAGGAAAGCGGCGTGACGCCAAACTCCTCGCCAAGTCCCACTAGGAG AGCCGGGGGCGGAGCCAGCATCAGATGGCCCGCCTTAACGCCGCTCAAACGAAAAG GAGGGGCAGAGTCAGACGGTCCCCCCAAGAAACTTTTTGTGACTGGAGTGTTAGACCCCGCCCACCACAGCAGATATGCACTCAG CGCCTCAGCTGCAGACTCCGCCGCCAGTGGAGGTCCTCAGTTATCCCCACCCAATTTCACCGCCCACTCGCCACATTGA
- the bacc1 gene encoding chromatin complexes subunit BAP18 isoform X2 — translation MQLHPVSDSSPAGAKWTETEIEMLRVAVGRFGDDLNSISSVIKDRTVAQIKTTVKRKLYEDSRVPLAVDSPKKSVKKAAAPAAPPTLPTAVPTSSPQVVVATGMQSATSLAPPIKKQKTADVTLSALNDSDVNSDLVDMDGLGKKLNFDQENLNLDSSLIINPGDLPLLSR, via the exons ATGCAGCTGCACCCGGTGTCCGACAGCAGCCCCGCAGG GGCCAAATGGACAGAGACGGAGATCGAGATGCTGCGGGTGGCCGTTGGGCGATTTGGGGATGATCTCAACAGCATCAGCAGCGTGATTAAAGATCGCACCGT CGCGCAGATCAAGACCACGGTCAAGAGGAAGTTGTATGAGGACAGCAGGGTACCCCTCGCCGTCGATTCCCCCAAGAAGAGCGTCAAGAAGGCGGCCGCCCCCGCCGCTCCCCCTACTCTGCCCACCGCTGTGCCCACATCCTCCCCGCAGGTCGTCGTGGCGACAGGAATGCAAAGTGCCACCTCCCTGGCCCCGCCAATCAAGAAGCAGAAAACGGCAG ACGTGACGCTGAGCGCCCTCAACGACTCGGACGTCAACAGTGACTTGGTGGACATGGATGGACTCGGCAAGAAGCTCAATTTCGACCAAG AAAATCTCAACTTGGACTCCAGTCTCATCATCAACCCCGGAGACCTCCCGCTGCTCTCTCGCTGA